The Gehongia tenuis sequence GGGGACAAGGTGAAGGTAACGATTCGGTTCCGCGGGCGGCAGATCAGCCACTCCCAGATCGGCCTTGAGGTCATGAAGGACTTCTTTGAGCGGGTCAAGGACGTGGCGAACATGGAACGCCAGCCCAAGGTGGAAGGACGCAGTATGGTGATGATTCTGTCACCCAAGGAAACATAAGAGAGGAGGGCGAACATGCCTAAGCTCAAAACCCATCGCGGCGCCGCCAAGCGGATCCGCCTGACCAAAACCGGGAAGGTCAAAAGAAACAAGGCCTATAAGAGCCATATCCTGAACAAGAAGAGCCGCAAACGCAAGCGGGATCTGCGCAAGGGGACCTATGCGACCAGCGCCGATGAGAAGAACTTGAAGCAGTTAATTCCCTACAAGTAGGCTAAGGAGGATTTCACCGTGGCACGAATTAAGAGGGCTGTCAACGCCCATAAGAAACGCAGAAAAGTTTTGAAGCTCGCCAAGGGTTATTTTGGCGCCAAGTCCAAGCAGTACCGGGCCGCCAATCAGGCGGTCATGAAATCCCTGCAGTACGCCTATGTGGGCCGCCGGCTGCGCAAGCGGGATTTCCGCAAGCTTTGGATCACCAGGATCAATGCCGCCGCCCGTTTGAACGGCATTTCCTACAGCCGTTTCATGAACGGCCTCAAGAAGAGCGGCGTGGAGCTCAATCGCAAGGTTCTGGCCGATCTGGCCGTGAACGATGCGCCCGCCTTCGCAAAGCTCGCCGAGCTGGCCAAGGAGAAGGCGTAAGACAAAGGCATGAGGGAGTCTGCCGGACCCGCGAGGGACCGGAGGCTCCTTTTTCGTAAGGAGGAACCCATGCTCATCGAAAGCGTACAAAATCCGAAGGTGAAGCGGCTTCGGGCGCTCCAAAGCAGGAAGGGCCGTGAGGAGAGCGGCGAATTTCTGCTGGAGGGGCGAAAGGTGGTGGCGGAGGCGGCAAAAGCGGGCCTTCCCATCACCCTCGTGCTGGTGCGGGAAGGGGAGGAAGGCCTCTTTGCCCTTGCGCCGAAGGCTGCGGAGGCTCATACGGCTTCCGCACGGGTGATTGAGGCGGTGTCCGCGGCAAAAACGCCCCAGGGGATCGTGGCCGCCGCCCGGCTGCCCGAACCGCGCCTGCCGGAGCGGCCGGAGGGACTGTGGCTGGCCCTTGACGAGGTGATGGACCCGGGAAACGTGGGCACCCTCATCCGCACCGCCGACGCCGCCGGCGCCGCCGGCGTGCTGCTCTCGGAAAACACCGCCGACCCCTTCAGCCCCAAGGTAGTGCGCTCCGCCGCCGGCTCCCTTTTCCATCTGCCCATCCTTCGGGGGGAGCTGGCGGGCCTCGTGGCGGCCTTTCGGGAGGCGGGCTACACCGCCGCGGCCGGCGATCTAAGGGGCGAGGACTTCTACGCCGCGCCGCCCTTCCCGGCAAGGACGCTCATCATCGTGGGCAACGAGGCCAGGGGCCCCCGGGAGACGGTTCTGGCCCTTTGCGACCGCCGGGTGAAGCTGCCCATGGCGGGCCGGGCCGAATCGCTGAACGTGGCCGTTGCCGGCGGAATCCTGCTGTACGGGGCAGCCTTCGGAACCGGCGTCCGCCGCGGGCCGGGCGAGAGCTAGGCGGGGGATCGCCCCCCCACCGGGAAGCCGCGGGCACTGCTCCACTCCGCCACGCCGCCCGGGCGCCGAAGCCCGTCCACCTCGTCCTGCGCACGCGAATCGGCCGCGGGCACTGCCCACCCTTGGAGCGGCGGACCCGCCCCGCCCGCCGCCCGGGCGCTGAAGCCCGCCGACCTCGCCCTGCGCACGCGAATTGGCCGCGGGCACTGCCCGCCCCTGGAGCGCCGGATCCGCCCCGCCCGCCGCCCGGGCGCTGAAGCCCGCCCACCTCGCCCTGCGCACGCGAATTGGCCGCGGGCACTGCCCGCCCCTGGAGCGCCGGATCCGCCCCGCCACGCCGCCCGGGCGCCGAAGCCCGCCCACCTCGTCCTGCGCACGCGAATCGGCCGCGGGCACTGCCCGCCGCCCGGTTGACAAAACAAGGAACCCTTGTTAGACTGGATGGGTAAAAAGCGCGGAAGAAGAGGAGTAGTTTAGGGAACCGCTCGAAGAGACGGGACGCCGCCGGCTGCAAGCGTCCTGGAGCAGGCCATAAATGAAGTTCGCTTCGGAGCTGCGGGCTGAAGGGAAGTAGGCCTTGCCGGGCGCCGGCCGTTACACCGGTGAAGAGGCCAGGGGAGGACCCTGGTGAACTTTGGGTGGTACCGCGAACCTTCGCCCCGATGGGGCGGAGGTTTTTTGATTTTGGAAAGGAGCAGGTAAGCATGAAGGAACGCTTGGAAGCCCTTCGGCAAAAGGCGCTGGAGGATCTCAAGGGGATCTCCGATTCGGCGGCCCTCGAGAACCTTCGGGTGAGCATCGTGGGCAAGAAGGGTGAGCTGACCCAGTTTCTGCGGGGTATGGGCTCCCTCTCGCCGGAGGAGCGCCCGGCCATGGGCCAGATGATCAACGATGTGAGAAAGGCGCTGGAGACGGCGCTGGACGAGAAGGCGAAGAGCCTCAAGGCGGCGGAGCTGGAGCGCCGGCTGGCCGAGGAGGCCCTCGATGTGACCGTGCCCGGCGCAAAGCCGGAGCGGGGGGGACTGCATCCGGTGACCCTGATTCAGCGGGAGCTGGTCTCCATCTTCACCAGCATGGGCTTTTCCGTGGCCGACGGCCCGGAGGTGGAGCTCGACCACTTCAACTTTGAGCTCATGAACCTGCCGAAGAACCATCCCGCCCGGGATATGCAGGACACCCTGTACGTCAGCGAAAACGTGGTGCTCCGCACCCACACCTCGCCGGTGCAGGCCCGGGTGATGACCACAAAGAAGCCGCCCATCTACGTGGTGTGCCCCGGCCGGGTGTACCGCTCCGACGAGGTGGACGCCAGCCATTCGCCGGTGTTCCATCAGATGGAATGCCTGGTGGTGGACGAGGGGATCACCATGGGCGACCTCAAGGGCGTATTGGACACCTTCATCAAAAAGCTCTACGGCGGGGAGACCAAGACCCGGCTGCGTCCGTCCTTCTTCCCCTTTACGGAGCCCAGCGCCGAGCTGGATATCTCCTGCACCCTGTGCGGCGGCGAGGGCTGCCGGGTGTGCAAGGGCACCGGCTGGCTGGAGCTTGGCGGCTGCGGCATGGTGAATCCCGATGTGCTCGACATGTGCGGCATTGATCCTGAAAAATACACCGGCTTCGCCTTCGGCTTCGGTCTCGACCGCCTGGCCAACATGAAGTACGGTATCGACGACATCCGGCTGAATTTCGAGGGCGATCTTCGCTTCCTCGAACAGTTCGCAAGGGAGGGCTGAGAAAGATGAAACTGCCACTCAACTGGCTGAAGGAGTACGTACCGGAGCTGGAGGTTTCCCCGGAGGCGTACATGGAGAGAATGGCCCTCAGCGGCACCGAGGTGGAGGGCTACGAGCGCCTGGGCGAGGAGATCGACAAGGTGGTCGTGGGCAAGATCCTG is a genomic window containing:
- the rpmI gene encoding 50S ribosomal protein L35 — translated: MPKLKTHRGAAKRIRLTKTGKVKRNKAYKSHILNKKSRKRKRDLRKGTYATSADEKNLKQLIPYK
- a CDS encoding TrmH family RNA methyltransferase, which encodes MLIESVQNPKVKRLRALQSRKGREESGEFLLEGRKVVAEAAKAGLPITLVLVREGEEGLFALAPKAAEAHTASARVIEAVSAAKTPQGIVAAARLPEPRLPERPEGLWLALDEVMDPGNVGTLIRTADAAGAAGVLLSENTADPFSPKVVRSAAGSLFHLPILRGELAGLVAAFREAGYTAAAGDLRGEDFYAAPPFPARTLIIVGNEARGPRETVLALCDRRVKLPMAGRAESLNVAVAGGILLYGAAFGTGVRRGPGES
- the rplT gene encoding 50S ribosomal protein L20, with protein sequence MARIKRAVNAHKKRRKVLKLAKGYFGAKSKQYRAANQAVMKSLQYAYVGRRLRKRDFRKLWITRINAAARLNGISYSRFMNGLKKSGVELNRKVLADLAVNDAPAFAKLAELAKEKA
- the pheS gene encoding phenylalanine--tRNA ligase subunit alpha, whose protein sequence is MKERLEALRQKALEDLKGISDSAALENLRVSIVGKKGELTQFLRGMGSLSPEERPAMGQMINDVRKALETALDEKAKSLKAAELERRLAEEALDVTVPGAKPERGGLHPVTLIQRELVSIFTSMGFSVADGPEVELDHFNFELMNLPKNHPARDMQDTLYVSENVVLRTHTSPVQARVMTTKKPPIYVVCPGRVYRSDEVDASHSPVFHQMECLVVDEGITMGDLKGVLDTFIKKLYGGETKTRLRPSFFPFTEPSAELDISCTLCGGEGCRVCKGTGWLELGGCGMVNPDVLDMCGIDPEKYTGFAFGFGLDRLANMKYGIDDIRLNFEGDLRFLEQFAREG